One window of Nymphaea colorata isolate Beijing-Zhang1983 chromosome 11, ASM883128v2, whole genome shotgun sequence genomic DNA carries:
- the LOC116263941 gene encoding polygalacturonase QRT3-like isoform X2, translated as MAARHAFVALLALTASLLLPESGQKWWVTGVSGGSDHLPLGESHFLKTSLVRRKLIGISPSSQLQQKPARVFHVTAYGADSSGKTDSTDALMKAIADAFQAADAHVLMQGIPDLGGSEIHLDGGVYLISRPLRFPSSGGGNLLVHGGSLRASDDFPADGYLIELQPSSSSYAFEDITFKDLMLDANYRGGGMSIVNSLRTTIDNCYVSHFMSDGILVKGGHETYIHNSFLGQHITAGGDPGEKSFSGTGINLMGNDNAVTDVVIFSAQTGILISGQANIITGVHCYNKATGWGGTGIYVQSPGLSQTRIVDCYLDYTGIVAEDPVQLHISNSFFLGNAFVLLKSVAGVVNGLNIVDNMFSGDGKALDIVQLDQSKTAFTSIDQVVIDRNNARGMNLRSTAAKGVANGNGTSTWTVDFSSVLLFPDLIRHVQYALYTPGVFPNHALRNVSRNSVTVGADTPVSASVFVSVDQNTLPIAS; from the exons ATGGCCGCTAGGCATGCGTTTGTGGCACTGTTGGCCTTAACTGCCTCACTCCTGCTTCCGGAATCCGGTCAAAAATGGTGGGTGACTGGGGTTTCCGGCGGCTCCGACCATCTGCCTCTGGGAGAATCGCACTTTCTCAAGACCTCGCTGGTTCGCCGGAAATTGATCGGAATCTCGCCTTCGTCGCAGTTACAGCAG AAGCCAGCGCGAGTTTTCCACGTAACTGCCTACGGCGCGGATTCGTCGGGGAAGACCGACAGCACCGATGCATTGATGAAGGCGATCGCCGACGCATTTCAGGCGGCGGATGCTCATGTTCTGATGCAGGGGATTCCCGATCTTGGTGGCTCGGAGATTCACCTTGACGGTGGTGTTTACCTGATAAGCCGGCCTCTCCGATTCCCGTCCTCCGGTGGTGGAAACCTGTTG GTTCATGGCGGATCGTTAAGAGCTTCAGATGATTTTCCCGCCGATGGTTACCTTATAGAGTTGCagccatcttcttcatcatatGCATTCGAAGACATCACGTTCAAGGACCTAATGCTGGACGCGAATTACAGAGGTGGTGGGATGTCAATTGTCAACTCGCTGAGGACTACAATCGACAATTGTTACGTTTCGCATTTCATGTCAGATGGCATCTTGGTTAAGGGAGGCCATGAGACCTACATACACAATTCCTTCCTCGGCCAGCATATTACGGCCGGCGGCGACCCGGGGGAGAAGAGCTTTTCCGGCACCGGCATCAACCTTATGGGCAATGACAATGCTGTGACGGACGTCGTCATCTTCTCGGCGCAGACCGGAATCCTCATCTCCGGCCAAGCTAACATCATCACAGGGGTTCACTGCTATAATAAAGCAACCGGCTGGGGTGGAACCGGAATTTACGTACAGTCTCCCGGTTTGTCCCAGACCCGAATCGTGGACTGTTATCTGGATTACACCGGCATCGTTGCCGAAGATCCGGTGCAGCTACATATCTCAAATTCTTTCTTTCTGGGCAACGCCTTCGTTCTACTCAAGTCTGTCGCTGGCGTCGTAAATGGGCTGAACATCGTCGACAACATGTTTTCCGGCGACGGAAAGGCACTGGACATAGTACAACTGGATCAGTCCAAGACCGCTTTCACTTCCATCGACCAAGTAGTGATAGACAGGAACAACGCCAGGGGCATGAACCTGAGGTCCACGGCCGCCAAGGGAGTGGCTAATGGGAACGGGACGAGCACCTGGACCGTCGATTTCTCGAGCGTCCTTCTGTTCCCGGATCTCATAAGGCATGTGCAGTACGCATTGTACACTCCTGGGGTGTTTCCGAACCACGCGCTGAGGAACGTTTCACGCAACTCGGTTACTGTGGGGGCTGATACGCCCGTGTCGGCCTCCGTGTTTGTCTCGGTCGATCAGAACACGTTGCCGATAGCGAGCTAG
- the LOC116263941 gene encoding polygalacturonase QRT3-like isoform X1 → MAARHAFVALLALTASLLLPESGQKWWVTGVSGGSDHLPLGESHFLKTSLVRRKLIGISPSSQLQQVMLWDFFAFVFSFLTEVSCPQKPARVFHVTAYGADSSGKTDSTDALMKAIADAFQAADAHVLMQGIPDLGGSEIHLDGGVYLISRPLRFPSSGGGNLLVHGGSLRASDDFPADGYLIELQPSSSSYAFEDITFKDLMLDANYRGGGMSIVNSLRTTIDNCYVSHFMSDGILVKGGHETYIHNSFLGQHITAGGDPGEKSFSGTGINLMGNDNAVTDVVIFSAQTGILISGQANIITGVHCYNKATGWGGTGIYVQSPGLSQTRIVDCYLDYTGIVAEDPVQLHISNSFFLGNAFVLLKSVAGVVNGLNIVDNMFSGDGKALDIVQLDQSKTAFTSIDQVVIDRNNARGMNLRSTAAKGVANGNGTSTWTVDFSSVLLFPDLIRHVQYALYTPGVFPNHALRNVSRNSVTVGADTPVSASVFVSVDQNTLPIAS, encoded by the exons ATGGCCGCTAGGCATGCGTTTGTGGCACTGTTGGCCTTAACTGCCTCACTCCTGCTTCCGGAATCCGGTCAAAAATGGTGGGTGACTGGGGTTTCCGGCGGCTCCGACCATCTGCCTCTGGGAGAATCGCACTTTCTCAAGACCTCGCTGGTTCGCCGGAAATTGATCGGAATCTCGCCTTCGTCGCAGTTACAGCAGGTGATGCTCTGGGACTTCTTCGCTTTCGTCTTCTCTTTCTTGACGGAAGTCTCGTGCCCTCAA AAGCCAGCGCGAGTTTTCCACGTAACTGCCTACGGCGCGGATTCGTCGGGGAAGACCGACAGCACCGATGCATTGATGAAGGCGATCGCCGACGCATTTCAGGCGGCGGATGCTCATGTTCTGATGCAGGGGATTCCCGATCTTGGTGGCTCGGAGATTCACCTTGACGGTGGTGTTTACCTGATAAGCCGGCCTCTCCGATTCCCGTCCTCCGGTGGTGGAAACCTGTTG GTTCATGGCGGATCGTTAAGAGCTTCAGATGATTTTCCCGCCGATGGTTACCTTATAGAGTTGCagccatcttcttcatcatatGCATTCGAAGACATCACGTTCAAGGACCTAATGCTGGACGCGAATTACAGAGGTGGTGGGATGTCAATTGTCAACTCGCTGAGGACTACAATCGACAATTGTTACGTTTCGCATTTCATGTCAGATGGCATCTTGGTTAAGGGAGGCCATGAGACCTACATACACAATTCCTTCCTCGGCCAGCATATTACGGCCGGCGGCGACCCGGGGGAGAAGAGCTTTTCCGGCACCGGCATCAACCTTATGGGCAATGACAATGCTGTGACGGACGTCGTCATCTTCTCGGCGCAGACCGGAATCCTCATCTCCGGCCAAGCTAACATCATCACAGGGGTTCACTGCTATAATAAAGCAACCGGCTGGGGTGGAACCGGAATTTACGTACAGTCTCCCGGTTTGTCCCAGACCCGAATCGTGGACTGTTATCTGGATTACACCGGCATCGTTGCCGAAGATCCGGTGCAGCTACATATCTCAAATTCTTTCTTTCTGGGCAACGCCTTCGTTCTACTCAAGTCTGTCGCTGGCGTCGTAAATGGGCTGAACATCGTCGACAACATGTTTTCCGGCGACGGAAAGGCACTGGACATAGTACAACTGGATCAGTCCAAGACCGCTTTCACTTCCATCGACCAAGTAGTGATAGACAGGAACAACGCCAGGGGCATGAACCTGAGGTCCACGGCCGCCAAGGGAGTGGCTAATGGGAACGGGACGAGCACCTGGACCGTCGATTTCTCGAGCGTCCTTCTGTTCCCGGATCTCATAAGGCATGTGCAGTACGCATTGTACACTCCTGGGGTGTTTCCGAACCACGCGCTGAGGAACGTTTCACGCAACTCGGTTACTGTGGGGGCTGATACGCCCGTGTCGGCCTCCGTGTTTGTCTCGGTCGATCAGAACACGTTGCCGATAGCGAGCTAG
- the LOC116264923 gene encoding uncharacterized protein LOC116264923, which produces MPATATLVGALLGLGTQMYSNALRKLPYMRHPWEHLLGMGLGAVFANQLVKWDAQLQEDLDKMLEKAKAANESRYFDADDD; this is translated from the exons atgCCGGCAACTGCGACGCTGGTGGGAGCCCTTCTAGGGCTCGGCACTCAGATGTACTCCAACGCCCTTCGGAAGCTTCCCTACATGAGGC ACCCATGGGAACACCTTCTTGGGATGGGCCTCGGCGCCGTGTTCGCCAACCAACTTGTGAAGTGGGACGCGCAGTTGCAGGAAGATCTTGATAAGATGCTGGAGAAGGCCAAGGCTGCCAATGAGAGCAGATATTTCG